gTTCGCATAACATGtgtgaacatatatatgcaaaaagggaaaaacaATTTAACATAAgcaatattatgaaaaagtatatttcTATGAATATCTATACTAATATGAgcaattcaaaaaaaaaggtagaGAACAACTTAAGAAATAATCTACTTGGCATTATATacgataatttttataaaatgtttgATACCTCCTTTTTTGCCATATCATCAAACGCTATATTTAATTGTGGTGGTTACGTCTATCACAAAGGTATCTATACCTTTTTTCTAGTTCATGCTATTAATAATAGAGGAAGAAAGAACAGGATACTACAGGGAGGAAGGAACCATCAGCACAAGAATGTCGGcgtgaaaaaaggaaaaagcaGGGAGGAAAATAAAGGCAATCAGATTGATCAGAATGCCGCAAATGCAGCCGATGGTGCTAACGGTGCTAATGATGAGGAACAAGTAGGACAGAAAGAGAATGAAGGCGAGGGGTTCCAAGAGAAATCAGAAATGAGCtacatgaaaaataatacaatacaATATTTCAAATGCTTTTTAGATAAGGCAAGAGAAAATGTGGATGGAGATAGCGAATTGTCAAGATGGGTAGACTCCAGTAGTAAATCATGTTATTGTAGTGAAGAGAATGCCCAGCCATGTTCAATAAACGATATAAATGATTCTAATTTTGTTAATCACCTTGTTGGAAATGAGATATGTGATGGTAAGCAAAGTAAAAATgcaaaagatatatttatagttcTATCTGAGTATAACATATTGAAATGTaaggaagaaaataaagaaactGAAATGAATAAGATAACggaagaaaatttatataattattgcaAAAATGGATTAAAGTTTTGGGATAACAAACATCTATATGAGTATATGAATTGTGATAGTGTAAAAagtaaagaagaaaaaaataaaaatatatgtaaagatAGATGCgaagatataaaattattatgtaatgataaaaatgctCAGTTCTATTCTTTTGATGTTTGCAAAAAGTACTATGAAATGAATGCATTTCATCATTTTACCTTTGTTcgtattttcaaattttttgatGATAATTGTTCATATGTAGATACTCATAATAAAGGATTAGTTTTATGTAAACACAAAAATGTGCAGTGTGAATTTAGTAATTGGTCTGAATGGACAACTTGTACTAAAACATGTAGAGAAAATAATTACGATTCTAGTGCTttaaaaacaagaaaaagaattctactgaaaaattttttatatgctgGTAAATCTTGTAGTCTTGTTGCTAATGATAGAAATAACTTGATTGACGTTAATTTTTGTTCCGAATTACCTTACTGTGATCATAACttaaataatcaaaataaaaaagattttcTCCCACCATTTGTTATACCGTTAAAAGAAATTGAAAAGGCAAATACAATGAAAGAGTTggatgatgatgataatgatttaataaatgaaaatgtacTTAACAACGACACTGACTTGCTAATAGATTGTAAAGTAACtgatatgtataattatgaaaacgCTCAAAggtataatgaaaaaattagagCATGTTCTTGCCCTGCTAATGAAACACCATGCtattttaaagatatttACAACTCAAACAAATGGAAAAACTCTTTtgataaattatgtaattcTAATCCTAACATAAATATAGTTACGGCAGATTTTATTACCATAGATTGTAACATGCTAattagtttaaaaaaaaaagaaattgcTATCAACACTTACTTGGCTATGACTTTTGACTGTCATTCGACTTTGTTTCAGTATCTCTTCTGTTCCAAAATACGTAATTCCGCAAGAAcgaattttatatacataactgTTACATTTATCTTAGGAGCTATTGCagctatatatattctcttcCTAATTTTTAGTGAAAGCGAAAAGTGCAAAGCCCTCATACCTAGGTTCAACCGAAGGGAAAAACATCATTCTGACAGCTCCTCCGATGAGGATACCGAAAATGAGGACGAACAAAAGCTGCATAAAGAGGAGCAGCCACTACACAAAGGGGAGTAGCCACTATGGAAAGAGGAGCAGCCACTACGGAAAGAAGAACGACCTAAACAAAAAGTGCACCCAGCAGATGCAATAGAGGGCAGCACAAAACGGTAAGTGGTATCATCAGAGTTAAACGACTCCTCACAATGAATATAATTCACATTAGAGCAAAATGCACCCAAAgaaatttcttaaaaaaagagGGGTTATTCTCCCATTTTGTTATTCTTGTACagttgtattatttttatttcccctTCTTGCttccataaaaaatattttctgttGTGTTGATTTCTGTGGTGATGTACTATGCTATATTGtgttcttttttgttttattgtgttttattctttttaatttgttttattttgatctattttattttgatctattttattttgatctattttattttgatctattttattttgatctattttattttgatctattttattttgatctattttattttgatctgttttattctaatttatcttattctaatttgttttattctaacttgttttaatatatttttttttttttgttttgttcttTATGTTCACTCTTAAAATCTTCCATCCAGTTTATTCATTTCTTCTTTCCACTCTTAACTTTAGTGTCTCATCCAACTACGGTATTAGTTTGCTACGCCCAATTCCATTTCTAATAAACTCATAGAAAGGTGGCAATACACTAGTCCTTTTTATGTACAAGTATATGAGCCCATACACGCGCACATGTACACAGGCGCAAACACGTGGCTGCgtacttatgtatattttatttttttaaagtatgaTGACTTACCCCTCCACTGCCTATTTCGCCTAATTGCGTAGCTTCttgtactattatttttattgctatatttttataacgaaataaaaagTCTTTCTCTTTTGAAAttcttacaaaaaataaaaattcctATGTGTGTTAAACAACCTAAGGAACATATATGCCATACTGCAAAACATTGTcaatattgtaatatttttgtactagtttcttttctttttaagcATTTTACTGTTTTTGCATATAGTTCGTCTCATATCTCTATCAAATTTACGAATTTCAAAATACCactacaattttttattagtatataagggaaaaatgaaatgtcaaaaaaaaaaaaaaaaaaatatatgaactgttcaggcaatttttgcaataaaaataagttttgTCTTTAGGCCACGGAAAAGTCtcaaatttattacattttagcaaaaatacattttatgaaAACGTGGTAAGTTACGACAAGTAACACTAAGTAGCAGTATGTAACAGTACATAACGGTGTGCCATTTGAGACATCTTTggtataaaaaagtaaatgcCAAGAGTTGCTTTTATGCTAAACATCGCTAACTTGAATTGGTATGTTAATGAGCTCCTTAAGAGGTAACCCCTTTATGGTTGTACCGATACAATTGTCCATCCTcacttatgtatatacatttttagttttttgttttctattttttttgcgcatgttcacatatacatatatataatagaatgCAATGGTAGCATATAGCGAGTTTTGGAACAATTAGTACATGTTACCGCGGAATTGGTGTAATATGTTTTCTCGGAGCACCTGCACATACGAGTACCCGTGCGTCAACACGTATATCATCGTCACAAGTATCAATTCATGCGTTTGTCTAtacttaaaaagaaatattaatttaaaagacTCGCAAAAGGGGTGTAGAATTGGATTAGTAGTGCCATAGAAGCGGCTTAGAACTGACGTCCAATtgacacatatataatttaatttaatgttTAATAATTACGATGAGTAAagggatatatatatatatatgtattgtaaaaaaaaaaaaaataaaaaatgcgaatttttgaaatattcaAATGTTTACCACAggcatacacacatacattaaaagtacaaaaaaaaaaaaaaaaaaaaaaggctcCATTTGTtacgaaaaattatttctcaCATAcctagtatattttttttgt
The sequence above is drawn from the Plasmodium malariae genome assembly, chromosome: 5 genome and encodes:
- the PmUG01_05023300 gene encoding conserved Plasmodium protein, unknown function, which gives rise to MPSLLKNFFFFFLISSFICYTAQCYSSTISKKSNSPYVNDGKEKKEIISIIFPHIFSIFYTKCINYDCTEISSFSCKKKKIYAHPSGDTNDDHYIPICSYTNKLKGKDMFLCKLFSGKHINYVDYYKIVLYISYHIITTDICRTNILVQTKLQELHTSGGSCVRGGTKIHSGVLNLLNTASGGLKKRINIKKKEAAKNETIKYVEVNYVEDIFSKVNHSKVNHSKVNHPKVNHSKVNHSKVNHSKVNHPKVNHPKVNHPKVNHSKANHSKVNHSKVNHSKVNHSKVNHPKSNYAEINYTDEAARDEGAPRSNAVDFPLFFSSSSHNMCEHIYAKREKQFNISNIMKKYISMNIYTNMSNSKKKVENNLRNNLLGIIYDNFYKMFDTSFFAISSNAIFNCGGYVYHKGIYTFFLVHAINNRGRKNRILQGGRNHQHKNVGVKKGKSREENKGNQIDQNAANAADGANGANDEEQVGQKENEGEGFQEKSEMSYMKNNTIQYFKCFLDKARENVDGDSELSRWVDSSSKSCYCSEENAQPCSINDINDSNFVNHLVGNEICDGKQSKNAKDIFIVLSEYNILKCKEENKETEMNKITEENLYNYCKNGLKFWDNKHLYEYMNCDSVKSKEEKNKNICKDRCEDIKLLCNDKNAQFYSFDVCKKYYEMNAFHHFTFVRIFKFFDDNCSYVDTHNKGLVLCKHKNVQCEFSNWSEWTTCTKTCRENNYDSSALKTRKRILLKNFLYAGKSCSLVANDRNNLIDVNFCSELPYCDHNLNNQNKKDFLPPFVIPLKEIEKANTMKELDDDDNDLINENVLNNDTDLLIDCKVTDMYNYENAQRYNEKIRACSCPANETPCYFKDIYNSNKWKNSFDKLCNSNPNINIVTADFITIDCNMLISLKKKEIAINTYLAMTFDCHSTLFQYLFCSKIRNSARTNFIYITVTFILGAIAAIYILFLIFSESEKCKALIPRFNRREKHHSDSSSDEDTENEDEQKLHKEEQPLHKGE